One segment of Heteronotia binoei isolate CCM8104 ecotype False Entrance Well chromosome 18, APGP_CSIRO_Hbin_v1, whole genome shotgun sequence DNA contains the following:
- the MIIP gene encoding migration and invasion-inhibitory protein, translating into MDLEQLEKLRLMNQDLLQRLKANQEEFRKLLPDRSPSWPLRSKRKTPENRRVPDPQTRKENQVQAAEEFPSAVMGLARGAGPPQARPGLSPPSKPTTSRQEEEQETPPQEGRHPDSDRTEKTSVPSATEGKPARAADKMVKKCHAPGDPEGKSIPVSQTDSEMDPAALRRARARAEPNQAQAKGSRGPRASARMPPAPKSILLTPQCKETKEKTQKEAGRVTFVSDPEEYTLSADEWSVRPFLGYDWIAGLLDMDCSVSEKPEQYFSELQDFRRVNRDACVYDGCLRSEILGSSALNQGSETESTSHQCVFCYRLNKRLFTVPTGSEAACPICKTLRTQQPPETLVEPAFVRVSIPRSTLLPPYKHKIHRRKSYEPADDLALPSHCLAGWENPAQTFSCTLSSLDLRTTLAANSSGHFDWEFVSRVSGKTRTDDLLNLSRVAAFELDNMSRLWRHRKLSFS; encoded by the exons ATGGACCTGGAACAGCTAGAGAAGCTGCGTCTTATGAACCAAGATCTCCTGCAGAGGCTAAAGGCAAACCAAGAGGAATTCAGGAAACTGTTGCCTGACAGATCTCCATCGTGGCCCCTGCGATCCAAAAGAAAGACTCCTGAGAACAGACGGGTGCCAGATCCCCAAACCAGG AAAGAGAACCAAGTCCAGGCTGCTGAAGAGTTCCCTAGCGCTGTGATGGGGctggccaggggggcagggcccccacaggcaaGACCTGGCCTCAGCCCCCCCTCGAAACCCACCACATcccgccaggaagaagagcaagaaaCACCACCCCAAGAGGGTCGGCATCCAGACTCGGATCGGACTGAGAAGACTTCTGTGCCGTCAGCAACGGAGGGCAAGCCTGCCCGAGCAGCTGACAAAATGGTGAAAAAATGCCATGCTCCAGGAGACCCAGAGGGAAAATCCATTCCTGTGAGCCAAACAGACTCTGAAATGGATCCTGCTGCCTTGCGAAGGGCGAGGGCCAGAGCGGAGCCAAACCAGGCGCAAGCCAAAGGGAGCCGCGGGCCAAGAGCGTCGGCTAGGATGCCGCCGGCTCCCAAATCGATCCTGCTCACCCCTCAGTGCAAGGAAACCAAAGAGAAAACTCAG AAGGAGGCCGGGCGTGTGACGTTTGTGTCTGACCCTGAAGAATACACTCTCTCTGCAGACGAGTGGTCGGTTCGCCCTTTCCTGGGGTACGACTGGATTGCAG gGTTGCTAGACATGGACTGTTCAGTCTCGGAGAAACCAGAGCAGTACTTTTCTGAGCTGCAGGACTTCCGGCGGGTGAACAGAGATGCTTGTGTCTACGATGGATGCTTACG GTCGGAGATTCTGGGCTCCTCGGCTCTCAACCAAGGATCAGAGACGGAATCAACTTCCCATCAGT GTGTCTTCTGCTACCGCTTAAACAAGCGACTCTTCACTGTCCCCACGGGGTCAGAGGCGGCCTGTCCCATCTGCAAAACTCTGAGAACTCAGCAGCCTCCGGAAACTCTGGTGGAACCAGCCTTTGTCAG GGTCAGCATCCCGCGATCCACCCTCCTCCCACCGTACAAGCACAAAATCCACCGCAGGAAAAGCTACGAGCCAGCAGATGACCTGGCATTGCCATCG CACTGCCTGGCCGGCTGGGAGAACCCCGCCCAGACTTTCAGCTGCACCCTGAGCAGTCTCGACCTCCGGACTACCCTGGCTGCCAATTCTTCCGGCCACTTTGATTGG